The following proteins come from a genomic window of Sphaerisporangium rubeum:
- the metH gene encoding methionine synthase encodes MTPLREALSRRVLVADGAMGTMLQAHDPSLDDFQNLEGCNEILNVTRPDIVAGVHDAYLAVGADLVETNTFGANWAALGEYEIGERIRELSLAGARIARERADHWSRESGRQRYVLGSMGPGTKLPSLGHTTFGVLREGYRLNAEGLIEGGADGLIVETCQDLLQVKAAVLGAREAIAASGRDVVLVVQVTIETNGAMLLGSEIGAALGVIEPLGADVIGLNCATGPAEMSEHLRYLARHCDVAISCMPNAGLPELTSDGARYPLGPEELAAAQAGFVEQFGVALVGGCCGTTPEHIGAVARAVAGRQAASRRVTDVRGAASLYAHVPFSQDASYLAIGERTNANGSRVFREAMLAGRWEECVEIARSQVREGAHLLDVCVDYVGRDGVADMRELAFRLATASTLPLMLDSTEPAVLAAGLEMLGGRAVVNSVNFEDGDGPESRFTKVMGLVREHGAAVVALTIDERGQARDADWKVQVAGRLIERLTGEWGMDVGDILIDCLTFPIATGQEETRGDGAATIEAIARVKSAYPGVRTTLGVSNVSFGLNPAARVVLNSVFLHECVKAGLDSAIVSPAKIVPVAQIPEEQHRVALDLVYDRRREGYDPLARFMEIFEGVDAAQLRAGRAARLAGLGLWERLQARIVEGERKGLEQDLDEALGVRPALEIINEVLLEGMKTVGELFGSGQMQLPFVLASAEVMKAAVGYLEPHMPKVGAGDQSKGRIVLATVKGDVHDIGKNLVDIILSNNGFDVVNLGIKQPVSAILEAAQEHQADVIGMSGLLVKSTVIMRENLEEITARGLADQYPVLLGGAALTRAYVEQDLAGMFPGQVRYARDAFEGLRLMEGLVAVKRGAAPEQVLPPLRARRVSGGATLVRTEPEAMPARSDVAVDVPVPVAPFFGSRVVKGVPLADYAAFLDERATFMGQWGLKPSRGTGGPGYEDLVETEGRPRLRMWLDRLHTDNLLQAAVVYGYYPCQSDGDDLIILDPATVDPALLPAPGQRALVGAGVGGGPVAAPLAGSRTELAGRELVRFSFPRQRRDRHLCLADFHRPVSSGQVDVVAFQIVTMGHKIAEATGELFAKDAYRDYLELHGLSVQLTEALAEYWHARVRAELAIGGDESLADMLKVNITGCRYSFGYPACPNLEDQAQLFTLLDPARIGVELSAEYQLHPEQSTSALITHHPEAKYFNV; translated from the coding sequence ATGACACCACTGCGTGAGGCGTTGTCCCGGCGGGTCCTCGTCGCGGACGGCGCGATGGGGACGATGCTCCAGGCGCACGACCCGTCGCTCGACGACTTCCAGAACCTAGAGGGCTGCAACGAGATCCTGAACGTGACGCGGCCCGACATCGTGGCGGGGGTGCATGACGCGTATCTGGCGGTGGGTGCTGATCTGGTGGAGACCAATACGTTCGGTGCGAACTGGGCGGCTTTGGGGGAGTACGAGATCGGTGAGCGGATTCGTGAGCTGTCGCTGGCGGGTGCGCGGATCGCGCGCGAGCGTGCTGATCATTGGTCGCGGGAGTCGGGTCGTCAGCGGTATGTGCTCGGGTCGATGGGGCCGGGGACCAAGCTGCCGAGTCTGGGTCATACGACCTTTGGTGTGTTGCGTGAGGGGTATCGGCTGAACGCCGAGGGGTTGATCGAGGGTGGTGCCGACGGTCTGATCGTCGAGACCTGCCAGGACCTCTTGCAGGTGAAGGCCGCCGTGCTCGGCGCGCGCGAGGCCATCGCGGCGAGCGGACGCGACGTCGTGCTCGTGGTGCAGGTGACGATCGAGACCAACGGTGCGATGTTGCTGGGGTCGGAGATCGGTGCGGCGCTCGGGGTGATCGAGCCGCTGGGTGCCGATGTGATCGGGCTGAACTGTGCGACCGGTCCGGCGGAGATGAGCGAGCATCTGCGGTATCTGGCGCGGCACTGCGACGTGGCGATCTCCTGCATGCCGAACGCTGGTCTCCCCGAGTTGACCTCCGACGGCGCGCGGTACCCCCTCGGCCCGGAGGAACTGGCGGCGGCCCAGGCCGGTTTCGTCGAGCAGTTCGGTGTGGCGCTGGTCGGCGGGTGCTGCGGCACCACGCCGGAGCACATCGGCGCGGTGGCGCGGGCCGTGGCGGGACGGCAGGCCGCCTCCCGCCGGGTGACCGATGTGCGGGGAGCGGCGTCGTTGTATGCGCATGTGCCGTTCTCGCAGGACGCGTCGTATCTGGCGATCGGGGAGCGGACCAACGCCAACGGGTCGAGGGTGTTCCGGGAGGCGATGCTGGCCGGCCGGTGGGAGGAGTGTGTGGAGATCGCCAGGTCGCAGGTGCGTGAGGGTGCGCATCTGCTGGATGTGTGTGTGGATTATGTCGGCCGGGACGGGGTGGCCGATATGCGGGAGCTGGCGTTTCGTTTGGCGACGGCGTCGACGTTGCCGTTGATGCTGGACTCCACCGAGCCGGCGGTTCTGGCGGCGGGGCTGGAGATGCTGGGGGGTCGTGCGGTGGTGAACTCGGTGAACTTCGAGGACGGTGACGGGCCGGAGTCGCGGTTCACCAAGGTCATGGGTTTGGTGCGGGAGCATGGTGCGGCGGTGGTGGCGCTGACCATCGACGAGCGGGGTCAGGCCCGGGACGCCGACTGGAAGGTTCAGGTCGCCGGCCGGTTGATCGAGCGGCTGACCGGGGAGTGGGGGATGGATGTGGGGGACATCCTGATCGATTGCCTGACGTTCCCGATCGCGACCGGGCAGGAGGAGACCCGGGGTGACGGTGCGGCGACGATCGAGGCGATCGCGCGGGTGAAGTCGGCGTATCCGGGGGTGCGGACCACACTCGGGGTCTCGAATGTGTCGTTTGGGTTGAATCCGGCGGCGCGGGTGGTGTTGAACTCGGTGTTCCTGCACGAGTGTGTCAAAGCCGGTTTGGATTCGGCGATCGTGTCGCCGGCGAAGATCGTGCCGGTGGCGCAGATCCCTGAGGAGCAGCATCGGGTGGCGTTGGATCTGGTGTATGACCGGCGGCGGGAGGGCTATGATCCGCTGGCGCGGTTCATGGAGATCTTCGAGGGTGTGGATGCGGCGCAGTTGCGGGCCGGTCGCGCGGCCAGGCTCGCCGGTCTGGGGTTGTGGGAGCGGTTGCAGGCCCGGATCGTGGAGGGGGAGCGTAAGGGTCTGGAGCAGGACCTGGATGAGGCGCTGGGGGTGCGGCCGGCGTTGGAGATCATCAATGAGGTTTTGCTGGAGGGGATGAAGACGGTCGGGGAGTTGTTCGGGTCGGGGCAGATGCAGTTGCCGTTTGTGTTGGCGTCGGCGGAGGTGATGAAGGCGGCGGTGGGGTATCTGGAGCCGCATATGCCGAAGGTGGGTGCGGGGGATCAGTCCAAGGGGCGGATCGTTTTGGCGACGGTGAAGGGGGATGTGCACGATATCGGGAAGAACCTGGTGGACATCATTTTGTCGAACAACGGGTTCGATGTGGTGAATCTGGGGATCAAGCAGCCGGTGTCGGCGATCTTGGAGGCGGCTCAGGAGCATCAGGCCGATGTGATCGGGATGTCGGGGCTTTTGGTGAAGTCGACGGTGATCATGCGGGAGAACCTGGAGGAGATCACCGCGCGTGGCCTCGCCGATCAGTACCCCGTGCTGCTCGGTGGCGCCGCGCTCACGCGTGCGTATGTGGAGCAGGATCTGGCGGGGATGTTCCCCGGGCAGGTGCGGTACGCGCGGGACGCGTTCGAGGGGTTGCGGTTGATGGAGGGCCTGGTCGCGGTGAAACGCGGCGCCGCCCCCGAGCAGGTGCTGCCGCCGTTGCGGGCCCGCCGGGTGAGTGGTGGGGCGACGCTGGTGCGGACCGAGCCCGAGGCGATGCCGGCCCGGTCGGATGTGGCGGTGGACGTGCCGGTGCCGGTGGCGCCGTTCTTCGGGAGCCGGGTGGTCAAGGGGGTGCCGCTGGCTGATTACGCGGCGTTCTTGGACGAGCGGGCCACGTTCATGGGCCAGTGGGGTCTCAAGCCCTCCCGCGGGACCGGCGGGCCGGGGTATGAGGACCTGGTCGAAACCGAAGGCCGGCCCCGGTTGCGGATGTGGCTGGACCGGTTGCACACCGACAACCTGCTCCAGGCCGCCGTGGTGTACGGCTACTATCCCTGCCAGTCCGACGGCGACGACCTGATCATCCTCGACCCCGCCACCGTCGACCCCGCACTCCTGCCGGCACCGGGACAACGCGCTCTCGTCGGAGCCGGTGTCGGCGGCGGCCCCGTCGCCGCGCCGCTCGCCGGATCCCGTACCGAGCTCGCGGGCCGTGAGCTGGTGCGGTTCTCCTTCCCGCGCCAGCGTCGTGACCGTCACCTGTGCCTGGCCGACTTCCACCGGCCCGTCTCCTCCGGCCAGGTCGACGTCGTCGCGTTCCAGATCGTCACCATGGGCCACAAGATCGCCGAAGCCACCGGGGAACTGTTCGCCAAGGACGCCTACCGCGACTACCTCGAACTGCACGGCCTGTCGGTCCAGCTCACCGAGGCCCTCGCCGAGTACTGGCACGCACGCGTCCGCGCCGAACTCGCCATCGGCGGCGACGAATCCCTCGCCGACATGCTCAAAGTCAACATCACCGGCTGCCGCTACTCCTTCGGCTACCCCGCCTGCCCCAACCTCGAGGACCAGGCACAACTGTTCACCCTCCTGGACCCCGCACGCATCGGCGTCGAACTGTCGGCCGAGTACCAGCTCCACCCCGAGCAGTCCACCTCGGCCCTCATCACCCACCACCCCGAAGCCAAGTACTTCAACGTCTGA
- a CDS encoding inorganic phosphate transporter: MDAQMVLLALVVVTALSFDFTNGFHDTANAMATSIATGALRPKVAVALSGVLNFVVAFLSLEVAATILAGPVTMLAK, from the coding sequence ATGGATGCGCAGATGGTGCTGCTCGCGCTCGTAGTCGTCACCGCGCTGAGCTTCGACTTCACCAACGGGTTTCACGACACGGCGAACGCCATGGCGACGTCCATCGCCACCGGGGCCCTGCGGCCCAAGGTGGCGGTGGCGCTGTCCGGCGTGCTGAACTTCGTGGTGGCCTTCCTGTCGCTGGAGGTCGCAGCGACCATCCTGGCGGGACCGGTCACGATGCTCGCCAAGTGA
- a CDS encoding endo-1,4-beta-xylanase: MDPSIKRHRTADVTLTLTSPDGTPLAGREVVVAQRDHRFLFGCIGFGLIPHINGETSGEEAEAAEREAERWLELFNFATLPFYWGGFEPVRGRPDTARVLAAARWFAERGCVVKGHPLAWHTVTADWLLELSTEDVARAQVARIVRETTDFAGVVDMWDVINEVVIMPIFDKYDNGVTRLCRAVGRIPMIRMVFDAAREANPRATLLLNDFDMSAAYECLIEGVLEAGIRIDALGLQSHMHQGYWGEEKTLATIDRFARYGLPIHFTETTLLSGHLMPPEIVDLNDYQIPEWPSTPDGEARQADEMTRHYTTLLSHPAVQAITYWGMSDKGSWLGAPGGFLRADGTPKPSYDALHNLVKGTWWLPPTTLTTDDQGRLSFTGFLGAYDLTTGTATTTFQVDTPGEIAMTLTG, from the coding sequence ATGGACCCCTCGATCAAGCGGCACCGCACCGCGGACGTCACCCTCACCCTCACCTCCCCCGACGGCACGCCGCTGGCCGGCCGCGAGGTGGTCGTGGCGCAGCGGGACCACAGGTTCCTGTTCGGCTGCATCGGGTTCGGCCTCATCCCCCACATCAACGGCGAGACCTCCGGCGAGGAGGCCGAGGCGGCCGAGCGGGAGGCGGAGCGCTGGCTGGAGCTGTTCAACTTCGCGACGCTGCCGTTCTACTGGGGTGGCTTCGAGCCGGTGCGCGGCCGTCCCGACACGGCGCGGGTGCTCGCCGCGGCGCGGTGGTTCGCCGAGCGCGGGTGCGTCGTGAAGGGCCACCCGCTGGCGTGGCACACCGTGACCGCGGACTGGCTGCTGGAGCTGTCCACCGAGGACGTCGCGCGCGCGCAGGTGGCCCGCATCGTCAGGGAGACCACGGACTTCGCCGGTGTCGTCGACATGTGGGACGTCATCAACGAGGTCGTCATCATGCCGATCTTCGACAAGTACGACAACGGCGTCACGCGGCTGTGCCGCGCCGTCGGCCGCATCCCGATGATCCGCATGGTGTTCGACGCGGCCCGTGAGGCGAACCCGCGCGCCACGCTGCTGCTCAACGACTTCGACATGTCGGCGGCGTACGAGTGCCTCATCGAAGGCGTGCTGGAGGCCGGCATCAGGATCGACGCGCTCGGCCTGCAGAGCCACATGCACCAGGGCTACTGGGGTGAGGAGAAGACCCTCGCCACCATCGACCGTTTCGCCAGGTACGGCCTGCCGATCCACTTCACCGAGACCACCCTGCTGTCCGGCCACCTGATGCCCCCCGAGATCGTGGACCTGAACGACTACCAGATCCCCGAATGGCCGAGCACCCCCGACGGCGAGGCCCGCCAGGCCGACGAGATGACCCGCCACTACACCACCCTGCTGTCCCACCCCGCCGTACAGGCCATCACCTACTGGGGCATGTCCGACAAGGGAAGCTGGCTCGGCGCTCCCGGCGGGTTCCTCCGCGCCGACGGCACCCCGAAGCCGTCCTACGACGCGCTCCACAACCTGGTCAAAGGCACCTGGTGGCTCCCCCCGACCACACTCACCACCGACGACCAGGGCCGCCTGTCCTTCACCGGCTTCCTCGGCGCCTACGACCTGACCACCGGCACCGCCACGACCACCTTCCAGGTCGACACCCCCGGCGAGATCGCCATGACCCTCACCGGCTGA